The uncultured Fusobacterium sp. genome has a window encoding:
- a CDS encoding amino acid ABC transporter ATP-binding protein encodes MIKVENLYKNYGKLEVLKNISTEVKKGDIIAIIGPSGSGKSTFLRCLNKLEEPTAGHIYIDNKDLMGVDTDINKIREKVGMVFQHFNLFPHKTVLENLTLSPMKIKGYSQAEAESKALVLLEKVGLKDKAAVYPNQLSGGQKQRIAIARALAMEPEIMLFDEPTSALDPEMIKEVLDVMRDLAKEGMTMLIVTHEMGFAKNVANRVFFIDRGNILEDTTPIELFENPKHERTKEFLDKVLNK; translated from the coding sequence GTGATTAAGGTTGAAAATTTATATAAAAATTATGGGAAATTAGAGGTTTTAAAAAATATTAGCACAGAGGTTAAAAAAGGTGATATTATAGCTATAATAGGACCTTCAGGAAGTGGAAAATCTACATTTTTAAGATGTTTAAATAAACTTGAAGAGCCAACAGCTGGACATATTTATATAGACAATAAAGATCTTATGGGAGTAGATACAGATATTAACAAGATTCGTGAAAAAGTAGGAATGGTGTTTCAACACTTTAACCTATTTCCTCATAAAACAGTTCTTGAAAATCTAACTCTTTCTCCAATGAAGATAAAAGGTTACTCGCAAGCTGAAGCTGAAAGTAAAGCTTTAGTTCTTCTTGAAAAAGTAGGATTAAAAGATAAAGCTGCTGTTTATCCAAACCAACTATCTGGAGGACAAAAACAAAGAATAGCTATTGCTAGAGCCTTAGCAATGGAACCAGAAATTATGCTATTTGACGAGCCTACATCAGCTCTTGATCCTGAAATGATCAAAGAGGTTCTTGATGTTATGAGAGATCTAGCTAAAGAAGGAATGACAATGCTTATTGTAACACATGAGATGGGATTTGCTAAAAATGTTGCCAATAGAGTTTTCTTTATAGATAGAGGAAATATTTTAGAAGATACTACACCAATCGAACTTTTTGAAAATCCTAAACATGAAAGAACAAAAGAGTTCTTAGATAAAGTTTTAAATAAATAA
- the asnA gene encoding aspartate--ammonia ligase, whose product MSYKSKLDLRQTEVAIKQVKDFFERELAKELNLTRVSAPLFVKPESGLNDNLSGIERPVSFITKAGDKAEIVHSLAKWKRMALHNYNFNIGEGLYTDMNAIRRDEDTDFIHSYYVDQWDWEKIIAKEDRTEETLKSIVEGIFGVLKNTEDYICGLYPELSRKVPEKITFITTQELEDKYPLLTPKEREHAAAKEYGAIFIMKIGGVLNSGEKHDGRAPDYDDWELNGDIILYYEPLGIGLELSSMGIRVDEDSLAKQLKIAGCEDRKTLEYHRMLLNRELPYTIGGGLGQSRICLFFLDKLHIGEVQASMWPKEVHEICKKLNIHLL is encoded by the coding sequence ATGAGTTACAAATCAAAATTAGATCTTAGACAAACAGAGGTTGCAATAAAGCAAGTAAAGGACTTCTTTGAAAGAGAGTTAGCAAAAGAGCTAAATCTTACAAGGGTATCAGCTCCATTATTTGTTAAACCTGAATCAGGATTAAATGACAACCTTAGTGGAATTGAAAGACCTGTAAGCTTTATAACAAAAGCAGGAGACAAAGCTGAAATAGTTCATTCTTTGGCAAAATGGAAGAGAATGGCACTTCATAATTATAACTTCAATATAGGTGAAGGGCTTTATACAGATATGAATGCAATTAGAAGAGATGAAGATACAGACTTTATACATTCATACTATGTTGACCAATGGGATTGGGAAAAAATTATAGCAAAAGAGGATAGAACAGAAGAAACTTTAAAATCAATAGTTGAAGGAATCTTTGGGGTTTTAAAAAATACTGAAGATTATATTTGTGGACTTTATCCAGAACTTTCAAGAAAAGTTCCTGAAAAAATTACATTTATAACTACACAAGAGTTAGAGGATAAATACCCTCTTCTTACTCCAAAAGAGAGAGAACATGCAGCAGCTAAAGAGTATGGAGCAATATTTATTATGAAGATTGGAGGAGTTTTAAACTCTGGAGAAAAACATGATGGAAGAGCTCCTGACTATGATGATTGGGAACTAAATGGAGATATTATTCTATATTATGAGCCTTTAGGAATTGGATTAGAGCTTTCATCTATGGGAATAAGAGTTGATGAAGATTCTCTAGCTAAGCAGCTTAAAATTGCTGGTTGTGAAGATAGAAAAACTCTTGAATATCATAGAATGCTATTAAATAGAGAACTTCCATATACAATTGGAGGAGGTTTAGGACAATCTCGTATCTGTTTATTCTTCCTAGATAAATTACATATTGGAGAAGTTCAAGCTTCTATGTGGCCAAAAGAGGTTCATGAAATTTGTAAAAAACTAAATATTCATTTATTATAA
- a CDS encoding amino acid ABC transporter permease, with product MDYLVLLKDIFIGGDRYMYILNGLAFSIGTTLLATMIGIILGILIALMELSQFYPLKHKKGWEKFNPISSLAFGYVDIIRGTPAVVQLMILANLIFVGVLRDTPILVIAGLSFGINSGAYVAEIIRAGIEGLDKGQMEAARALGMPYGVAMKEVIIPQAIKKILPALVSEFITLLKETSIVGFIGGVDLLRSANIITSQTYRGVEPLLAVGLIYLVLTALFTKVMRNVEKGLKVSD from the coding sequence ATGGATTACTTAGTTTTACTGAAAGATATTTTTATTGGAGGAGATAGATACATGTATATCTTAAATGGTCTAGCTTTTTCAATCGGAACAACACTGTTAGCTACTATGATAGGAATTATCCTTGGTATCTTAATTGCACTTATGGAGCTTTCACAATTTTATCCATTAAAGCATAAAAAAGGTTGGGAAAAGTTCAACCCAATATCTTCTTTGGCTTTTGGATATGTCGATATAATTAGAGGTACTCCAGCAGTTGTACAATTGATGATCTTAGCAAACTTAATATTTGTTGGAGTTTTAAGAGATACACCTATCCTTGTTATAGCTGGACTTTCATTTGGGATTAACTCTGGAGCATATGTTGCTGAGATAATAAGAGCAGGTATTGAGGGATTAGATAAAGGACAAATGGAAGCTGCTAGAGCTTTAGGAATGCCTTATGGTGTAGCAATGAAAGAGGTTATCATACCTCAAGCTATTAAAAAAATCCTTCCAGCTCTTGTAAGTGAGTTTATAACTCTTTTAAAAGAAACTTCAATTGTTGGATTTATCGGAGGAGTAGATCTATTGAGATCAGCAAATATAATTACAAGCCAAACATATAGAGGGGTAGAACCACTATTAGCAGTTGGACTTATCTATCTAGTATTAACAGCATTATTTACTAAAGTTATGAGAAATGTAGAAAAGGGGTTGAAAGTAAGTGATTAA